A genomic region of Bosea sp. 124 contains the following coding sequences:
- a CDS encoding ABC transporter permease subunit, whose amino-acid sequence MSLSQRHLALILIAPGLALVAALFLYPLCFSLISAFTKDGSFTLEWFAKAFELYSTDIVFTVVIVLASCGLTALAAIVIAGTLTLGENRWIVGTLKALYRWPLFIPFIVAAQCMRTFLAKNGLMNNTFVSLGLMEPLQAVSFLDWRGIIATFVWKQTPFVALLLAGALASIDRATLEAGRNLGASRLRVLIELALPQVMPTLLVALVLSFVTMLSVLSVPMMVSGSQPTMLTVDMAFRINAYGDYATANALGVITYLISAGAAILYLQRGMSQEAPR is encoded by the coding sequence ATGAGCCTTTCCCAACGCCATCTGGCGCTGATCCTGATCGCGCCCGGACTCGCCCTGGTCGCGGCGCTGTTTTTGTACCCGCTCTGCTTCTCGCTGATCTCCGCCTTCACCAAGGACGGTTCTTTCACACTGGAGTGGTTCGCCAAGGCGTTCGAGCTCTACTCGACCGATATCGTCTTCACGGTGGTGATCGTGCTGGCCTCCTGCGGGCTGACGGCGCTCGCCGCCATCGTCATCGCCGGCACGCTGACGCTGGGCGAGAACCGCTGGATCGTCGGTACGCTCAAGGCGCTCTATCGCTGGCCGCTGTTCATCCCGTTCATCGTCGCGGCGCAATGCATGCGCACCTTCCTCGCCAAGAACGGCCTGATGAACAACACCTTCGTCTCGCTCGGCCTGATGGAGCCGTTGCAGGCGGTGAGCTTCCTCGACTGGCGCGGCATCATCGCGACCTTCGTCTGGAAGCAGACGCCCTTCGTCGCGCTGCTGCTGGCCGGCGCGCTTGCCTCGATCGACCGGGCGACACTGGAAGCCGGGCGCAATCTCGGCGCCTCGCGGCTGCGGGTGCTGATCGAGCTCGCTTTGCCGCAGGTGATGCCGACGCTGCTGGTCGCGCTCGTGTTGTCCTTCGTGACGATGCTCTCGGTGCTGTCCGTGCCGATGATGGTGTCCGGTTCGCAGCCGACCATGCTGACCGTCGACATGGCCTTCCGGATCAACGCCTATGGCGACTATGCGACGGCGAACGCACTCGGCGTCATCACCTATCTGATCAGTGCGGGCGCCGCGATCCTCTACCTCCAGCGCGGCATGTCGCAGGAGGCGCCGCGATGA
- a CDS encoding ABC transporter permease subunit: MTRVVSSARMVLAVSLLVAFAFVLIGPLLNLALWSVAERWYTPYKLPVTYGTRYWEQVFRPTGDAMSSLSTSVWIAVLTVVLALALSIPAGYALARLKLPMRALFMLMFLLPQAFPSVAIYINVARIFYNIGINGTVFAVVLVHAAHGLVFSVWIAAAAFAAVDKDLELAARNMGASPLRAFFTVTLPLAAPGIIASGIFVFLESLDEFTGTFFVGVPQVTTLPLLLYSAAMGGNYQVASITALILLVPSVLFMLFIERFLRADVLAKVGT; the protein is encoded by the coding sequence ATGACCCGTGTCGTCTCCTCCGCCCGGATGGTGCTGGCGGTCTCCCTGCTCGTTGCCTTCGCCTTCGTCCTGATCGGTCCGCTTCTGAATCTCGCTCTCTGGTCCGTCGCCGAGCGCTGGTATACGCCCTACAAGCTGCCGGTGACCTATGGCACGCGCTATTGGGAACAGGTCTTCCGGCCGACTGGCGATGCCATGAGCTCGCTCAGCACCAGCGTCTGGATCGCGGTGCTGACGGTCGTGCTCGCGCTCGCGCTGTCGATCCCGGCTGGCTACGCGCTGGCGCGGCTCAAGCTGCCGATGCGGGCGCTGTTCATGCTGATGTTCCTGCTGCCGCAGGCGTTTCCGTCCGTCGCGATCTACATCAACGTGGCGCGGATTTTCTACAATATCGGCATCAACGGCACGGTCTTCGCCGTCGTGCTGGTCCATGCCGCGCATGGGCTCGTCTTCTCCGTCTGGATTGCGGCTGCGGCCTTTGCCGCGGTCGACAAGGATCTGGAACTGGCGGCCCGCAACATGGGCGCCTCGCCGCTGCGGGCCTTCTTCACCGTGACGCTGCCGCTGGCGGCGCCGGGCATCATCGCGTCGGGCATCTTCGTGTTTCTCGAATCGCTCGACGAGTTCACCGGCACCTTCTTCGTCGGCGTGCCGCAGGTCACGACGCTGCCTTTGCTGCTCTACAGCGCGGCGATGGGCGGCAACTACCAGGTCGCCTCGATCACGGCGCTGATCCTGCTGGTGCCGTCCGTGCTGTTCATGCTGTTCATCGAGCGCTTCCTGCGCGCCGACGTGCTGGCTAAGGTGGGCACATAG
- a CDS encoding O-antigen ligase, with protein MSVGAGEATQADAVSGARAAIDRGRAIAAFLSGLGLFILLLTLQPFAGPPVLAEGESSGNVVNQIGYVSLALVYGAAMLAFSERAALARLRSSGLLVVFAVAAVSLPEALDPEAAFRALLLASFAMVLVVGILVLPWTEASFANAAANATLVLLLLVYAALLLAPHLAVHGAEGVEGGHAGDWRGHLSHKNYAAPVFSMVAMFGIYVWRMGLTLRGAAVVLLSVVFVLNSGSKTTMGFLPVAIGLVLLARGLGRPRLGLAMHVGMVLLIGALTVGTIFSPALLKLSAAINPDPTFTGRDEIWKFAAARIGEKPWFGYGYVSFWQTPAVTRMEENFEASWDIRGIGSGHNSYLDAMLMFGIPGALVIIYCLMVKPLQNYLAAQADPDRRRFADLCAMIVMFMTYVGMLESFFLNRAEPVWLLFAFAVLGLECARRMTMRRA; from the coding sequence ATGTCAGTCGGAGCGGGCGAGGCGACACAGGCGGACGCGGTTTCCGGCGCACGCGCGGCGATCGATCGCGGCCGGGCGATCGCCGCGTTTCTCTCCGGCCTCGGCCTGTTCATCCTCTTGCTGACGCTGCAGCCCTTTGCCGGCCCCCCGGTGCTGGCCGAGGGCGAATCAAGCGGCAATGTCGTCAACCAGATCGGCTATGTCAGCCTGGCCCTGGTCTATGGCGCGGCGATGCTGGCCTTTTCCGAGCGCGCTGCGCTGGCCAGGCTGCGGTCGAGCGGCCTGCTCGTCGTCTTTGCGGTCGCCGCGGTGTCGCTGCCGGAGGCGCTCGACCCGGAGGCCGCTTTTCGGGCGTTGCTGCTGGCGAGCTTCGCCATGGTCCTCGTGGTCGGAATCCTCGTCCTGCCCTGGACCGAGGCCAGCTTCGCCAATGCGGCGGCCAACGCCACGCTGGTCCTGCTGCTGCTGGTCTATGCCGCGCTCCTGCTGGCGCCGCATCTGGCGGTCCATGGCGCGGAGGGTGTCGAGGGCGGCCATGCCGGAGACTGGCGGGGCCATCTCTCGCACAAGAACTATGCCGCGCCGGTGTTCTCCATGGTCGCCATGTTCGGCATCTATGTCTGGCGCATGGGGCTCACGCTGCGCGGCGCGGCCGTCGTCCTGCTGAGCGTGGTCTTCGTCCTCAACAGCGGCTCGAAGACGACCATGGGTTTCCTACCGGTGGCTATCGGGCTGGTCCTGCTGGCGCGCGGGCTCGGTCGGCCGCGCCTCGGCCTGGCGATGCATGTGGGCATGGTCCTGCTGATCGGGGCGCTGACGGTCGGCACCATCTTCTCGCCGGCGCTGCTGAAGCTGTCGGCCGCGATCAACCCGGACCCGACCTTCACCGGGCGCGACGAGATCTGGAAATTCGCCGCCGCCCGGATCGGCGAGAAGCCGTGGTTCGGCTATGGCTATGTCAGCTTCTGGCAGACGCCGGCGGTGACGCGGATGGAAGAGAATTTCGAGGCGAGCTGGGACATTCGCGGCATCGGATCCGGCCATAACAGCTATCTCGACGCGATGCTGATGTTCGGAATCCCGGGAGCGCTCGTGATCATCTACTGCCTGATGGTGAAGCCGCTGCAGAACTATCTCGCGGCCCAGGCCGATCCCGACCGGCGCCGTTTTGCCGATCTCTGCGCGATGATCGTGATGTTCATGACCTATGTCGGCATGCTGGAATCGTTCTTCCTGAACCGGGCCGAGCCGGTCTGGCTGCTCTTCGCCTTCGCCGTGCTCGGGCTGGAATGCGCGAGGCGGATGACGATGCGTCGCGCCTGA
- a CDS encoding VOC family protein, whose product METQELHRGRLIDHIQLVVSDLAASRRFYEALFDILEIPLGGSADDYFWIDELFVSSLDSKAAQGALTGRHHIAFQAKDRAMVAAFHAAGLKHGGRDNGGPGERSYHPGYYAAFLIDPDGNNIEAVFHGEARRSAPSVKIAF is encoded by the coding sequence ATGGAAACCCAGGAACTGCACCGTGGCCGCCTGATCGACCATATCCAGCTCGTCGTCAGCGACCTGGCGGCGAGCCGCCGCTTCTACGAGGCCCTGTTCGACATCCTGGAGATTCCGCTGGGCGGGAGCGCCGACGACTATTTCTGGATCGACGAGCTGTTCGTCTCGAGCCTGGACAGCAAGGCGGCGCAGGGGGCATTGACCGGCCGGCATCACATCGCCTTTCAGGCGAAGGACCGCGCCATGGTCGCGGCGTTTCATGCCGCCGGCCTGAAGCACGGTGGACGCGACAATGGCGGCCCGGGCGAGCGCTCCTACCATCCGGGCTATTATGCGGCCTTCCTGATCGATCCGGACGGCAACAACATCGAGGCGGTCTTCCATGGCGAGGCCCGGCGAAGCGCGCCGTCGGTCAAGATCGCGTTCTAG
- a CDS encoding LysR substrate-binding domain-containing protein yields the protein MRYVQLRAFHHVAISGGFSRAANELGLTQPAISDQVRKLEEEYDVLLFSRQHKQVALTPMGETLLAITHRLFDAEGQALELLSESRALRMGALRLVADSVHHILHVLSAFREAYPGVQMTVQAGNTETVLARLLSYEADLGVLGDTTPRRDFEIVPLNATPIIAFVAAGHPLAARRSLSLADLAGLPLVMREHGSRTRRLLEQRAVETGVALRHAIEVEGREGVRDVVAAGAGIGFVSEAEFGEGHGLARIALDGPPILMKEALICLSERNQSKAIKAFLDIARRHRAEARTRS from the coding sequence ATGCGCTATGTTCAGCTTCGTGCCTTCCACCATGTCGCGATCTCGGGCGGGTTCTCGCGCGCGGCAAACGAACTCGGCCTGACGCAGCCGGCCATCTCCGACCAGGTTCGCAAGCTGGAGGAGGAATATGACGTGCTGCTGTTCAGCCGTCAGCACAAGCAGGTCGCGCTGACGCCGATGGGCGAGACCTTGCTCGCGATCACGCACCGGCTGTTCGACGCCGAGGGTCAGGCCCTGGAACTGCTCTCCGAGTCGCGCGCGCTGCGGATGGGGGCGCTGCGGCTCGTCGCCGATTCCGTCCACCACATCCTGCATGTCCTGAGCGCCTTCCGCGAAGCCTATCCCGGCGTCCAGATGACGGTGCAGGCCGGCAACACCGAGACGGTTCTCGCCCGGCTGCTGAGCTACGAGGCCGATCTCGGCGTTCTGGGCGACACCACCCCGCGTCGCGACTTCGAGATCGTTCCGCTGAACGCGACGCCGATCATCGCCTTCGTCGCCGCGGGCCATCCGCTGGCCGCCCGCCGGTCGCTCTCGCTCGCCGATCTCGCCGGCCTGCCGCTGGTGATGCGCGAGCACGGCTCGCGGACGCGGCGCCTGCTCGAACAGCGGGCGGTCGAGACCGGCGTCGCGCTGCGCCATGCGATCGAGGTCGAGGGGCGGGAGGGTGTGCGCGACGTCGTGGCGGCGGGCGCCGGCATCGGTTTCGTCTCCGAGGCCGAATTCGGCGAAGGGCACGGGCTGGCGCGCATCGCGCTCGACGGTCCGCCGATCCTGATGAAGGAAGCGCTGATCTGCCTGAGCGAGCGCAACCAGAGCAAGGCGATCAAGGCCTTCCTCGACATCGCCCGCCGGCACAGGGCGGAGGCTAGAACGCGATCTTGA
- a CDS encoding 2-aminoethylphosphonate--pyruvate transaminase — protein sequence MPVTDHLDITAFEAPALGEPYLLTPGPLTTAYAVKQAMLRDWGSWDGDFRALTATMRRQLLAMVGDDEGNFDCVPIQGSGSFCVEAMLGSFVPRDGKLLVLANGAYGLRAAQTMRYLGRACTLIDKGDYLPPRAADVVAALQADPAITHVLAIHCETSSGILNPVAEISQAVYGLGRKLLIDSMSAFGALPVEVGTLRYEAIVSSANKCIEGVPGFGFVIARKSELAAAEGRSHSLSLDVHAQWAAMEKTGQWRFTPPTHIVAAFVEALRLHEAEGGVVARGARYARNRDVLVAGMREAGFETLLPDEWLSPIIVTFFCPAHPNFAFDRFYGLMKDKGFIIYPGKLTVVDSFRVGCIGHMDEHVMRRVVAAAKQSLVEMGVPSAAPPALALDERARLVA from the coding sequence ATGCCCGTCACCGACCATCTGGACATCACCGCCTTCGAGGCCCCCGCCCTGGGCGAGCCCTATCTGCTGACGCCCGGTCCGCTGACCACGGCCTATGCCGTGAAGCAGGCGATGCTGCGGGACTGGGGCTCCTGGGACGGTGACTTCCGGGCTCTGACGGCGACGATGCGGCGCCAGCTTCTGGCGATGGTCGGTGATGACGAAGGGAATTTCGACTGCGTGCCGATCCAGGGCAGCGGCAGCTTCTGCGTCGAGGCGATGCTGGGCTCCTTCGTGCCGCGCGACGGCAAGCTGCTCGTCCTCGCCAACGGCGCCTATGGCCTGCGGGCGGCGCAGACGATGCGTTATCTCGGCCGTGCCTGCACCCTGATCGACAAGGGCGACTACCTGCCGCCGCGCGCCGCCGATGTCGTGGCCGCGCTGCAGGCCGATCCGGCCATCACCCATGTGCTCGCGATCCATTGCGAGACCAGCTCGGGCATCCTGAATCCGGTCGCCGAGATTTCGCAGGCCGTCTACGGCCTTGGCCGCAAGCTGCTGATCGACTCGATGAGCGCCTTCGGGGCGCTGCCGGTCGAGGTCGGGACGCTGCGCTACGAGGCGATCGTGTCGTCGGCCAACAAATGCATCGAGGGGGTACCGGGTTTCGGCTTCGTCATCGCCCGTAAAAGCGAACTCGCCGCGGCCGAGGGCCGCAGCCATTCGCTCAGCCTCGACGTCCACGCGCAATGGGCGGCGATGGAGAAGACCGGCCAGTGGCGCTTCACGCCGCCGACCCATATCGTTGCCGCCTTCGTCGAGGCGCTGCGCCTGCACGAAGCCGAGGGTGGCGTCGTGGCGCGCGGTGCGCGCTATGCCCGCAACCGCGACGTGCTGGTCGCCGGCATGCGCGAGGCCGGCTTCGAGACATTGCTGCCGGACGAATGGCTCTCGCCGATCATCGTCACCTTCTTCTGCCCGGCGCATCCGAACTTCGCCTTCGACCGCTTCTACGGGCTGATGAAGGACAAGGGCTTCATCATCTATCCGGGCAAGCTGACGGTGGTCGACAGCTTCCGCGTCGGCTGCATCGGCCACATGGACGAACATGTCATGCGCCGCGTCGTCGCGGCGGCGAAGCAGTCGCTGGTCGAGATGGGCGTGCCCAGCGCAGCCCCGCCGGCGTTGGCGCTCGATGAGCGCGCGCGGCTCGTCGCCTGA
- the phnX gene encoding phosphonoacetaldehyde hydrolase, which produces MSLNQIRAVVFDWAGTVVDHGSLAPMGAFVEAFAAFGVAVMIDEARIPMGMAKRPHVAALFAMPRIAAEWRRERGHAPTEADISAVYDVFVPKNIAVAAQFADLIPGAADLAAMLRADGVRIGSTTGYTRAIMAEVTPRAKEQGFVSDAMACTGDAPDGRPTPFLMWRVLTELQVYPAWRAVKVDDTEVGIGEGTNGGAWTVGVAVTGNVFGLSLADTLALSPDEFAQRRAMAVAKLKAAGAHYVVDGVADLAPVLAEIDQRIARGERP; this is translated from the coding sequence ATGTCGCTGAACCAGATCAGGGCCGTCGTCTTCGACTGGGCCGGAACCGTCGTCGATCACGGTTCGCTCGCGCCGATGGGGGCTTTCGTCGAGGCCTTCGCTGCATTCGGCGTCGCGGTCATGATCGACGAGGCGCGCATCCCGATGGGCATGGCCAAGCGCCCCCATGTCGCTGCGCTCTTCGCCATGCCCCGGATCGCCGCCGAATGGCGGCGGGAGCGCGGCCATGCGCCGACGGAGGCCGATATCTCTGCCGTCTACGATGTCTTCGTGCCGAAGAACATTGCCGTCGCGGCGCAGTTCGCCGATCTCATTCCCGGCGCCGCCGATCTCGCCGCCATGCTACGCGCGGACGGCGTTCGCATCGGCAGCACCACCGGCTACACCCGCGCGATCATGGCGGAGGTGACGCCGCGCGCGAAGGAGCAGGGTTTCGTCTCTGATGCGATGGCCTGCACGGGTGATGCGCCCGACGGCCGGCCGACGCCCTTCCTGATGTGGCGGGTCCTGACCGAGCTTCAGGTCTATCCGGCCTGGCGCGCTGTCAAGGTCGACGATACCGAGGTCGGCATCGGGGAGGGCACGAATGGCGGCGCCTGGACCGTCGGCGTGGCGGTGACGGGCAATGTCTTCGGCCTGTCGCTCGCCGATACGCTGGCGCTCTCACCCGACGAGTTTGCGCAGCGCCGCGCGATGGCGGTAGCGAAGCTGAAGGCGGCCGGCGCGCATTACGTCGTCGACGGTGTCGCCGATCTGGCGCCGGTGCTGGCCGAGATCGACCAGCGGATCGCGCGGGGCGAGCGTCCCTGA
- a CDS encoding ABC transporter substrate-binding protein: MKHRIIGLASLIAAACAPIAGSAQEALLRVAGNGDVSTLDAHRASATADKTLIGWIYNGLVRFKPGSADPQDLEPDLAERWVTSPDGKVWTFHLRKDVKFQGDWGTLSADDVVYSLQRSADPKRSTFSSDFAAVETVEKTGDLTVRVTLKYPDVNFLGRVSNYHGGNIVSRKAAEELGDKFGAKPVGTGPFAFVEQVTQQYVKLAAHPGYFRGKPKIDTIMVRVIPSDSARELAFTSGELDLMYGKREQRWVDSARRRPGFNVDIFQPGEFRLLHLNQSIPPLDDIRVRRAVAAAVNVDDLVRFVGKDVGPKGCSVVPPGYLGEDCSVRYGFDLAKAKALLAEAGHKDGITIKAIVSNISAQQPFMEIIQAQLGKAGIKLEMQVVDHATYQSQTRKDLSGLVFYGAARFPIADTYLSEFFHSRATVGTPTAATNFSHCAVADKEIEQARTAPDAAAQKALWKEAQRKIMDDVCAIPLFELRQVWARGDKLDFGYELKGALNLAPPITEATMLKPR, encoded by the coding sequence ATGAAACATCGCATCATCGGGCTCGCCAGCCTGATCGCCGCGGCCTGCGCGCCGATCGCGGGCTCGGCGCAGGAAGCCCTGCTGCGTGTCGCCGGCAACGGCGATGTCTCGACGCTCGACGCCCATCGCGCCAGCGCCACCGCCGACAAGACATTGATCGGCTGGATCTATAACGGCCTCGTCCGTTTCAAGCCCGGCAGCGCCGATCCGCAGGATCTCGAGCCCGACCTGGCGGAGCGCTGGGTGACTTCGCCGGATGGCAAGGTCTGGACCTTCCATCTACGCAAGGACGTCAAATTTCAGGGCGACTGGGGCACGCTGAGCGCCGACGACGTCGTCTATTCGCTGCAGCGCTCGGCCGACCCCAAGCGCTCGACCTTCTCCTCGGATTTCGCGGCGGTCGAGACGGTGGAGAAGACCGGCGACCTCACGGTGCGTGTCACGCTGAAATACCCCGACGTCAATTTTCTGGGTCGCGTCTCCAACTACCATGGCGGCAACATCGTCAGCCGCAAGGCGGCGGAGGAGCTCGGTGACAAGTTCGGGGCGAAGCCGGTCGGAACCGGCCCCTTCGCCTTCGTCGAGCAGGTGACGCAGCAGTATGTGAAGCTCGCCGCGCATCCGGGCTATTTCCGCGGCAAGCCGAAGATCGACACGATCATGGTGCGCGTCATCCCCTCCGACAGCGCTCGTGAACTCGCCTTCACCTCCGGCGAACTCGACCTGATGTATGGCAAGCGCGAGCAGCGCTGGGTCGATTCCGCCCGCCGCCGGCCCGGCTTCAACGTCGACATCTTCCAGCCGGGCGAATTCCGGCTGCTGCACCTCAACCAGAGCATTCCGCCCCTCGACGACATCCGCGTGAGGCGCGCGGTCGCGGCCGCCGTCAATGTCGACGACCTCGTGCGTTTCGTCGGCAAGGATGTCGGCCCCAAAGGCTGCTCCGTCGTGCCGCCAGGCTATCTCGGCGAGGACTGTTCGGTCCGCTACGGCTTCGACCTCGCCAAGGCGAAGGCGCTGCTGGCCGAAGCCGGCCACAAGGACGGCATCACGATCAAGGCGATCGTCTCCAATATCTCGGCGCAGCAGCCCTTCATGGAGATCATCCAGGCGCAGCTCGGCAAGGCCGGGATCAAGCTCGAGATGCAGGTCGTCGACCACGCGACCTATCAGAGCCAGACCCGCAAGGACCTGAGCGGGCTGGTCTTCTATGGTGCGGCGCGCTTCCCGATCGCCGACACCTATCTCAGCGAGTTCTTCCATTCGCGTGCCACCGTCGGCACGCCGACCGCGGCGACGAATTTTTCGCATTGCGCCGTTGCCGACAAGGAGATCGAGCAGGCCCGCACCGCGCCCGACGCCGCCGCCCAGAAGGCCCTCTGGAAGGAGGCGCAACGCAAAATCATGGACGATGTCTGCGCCATCCCGCTATTCGAGCTGCGTCAGGTCTGGGCTCGCGGCGACAAGCTGGATTTCGGCTACGAGCTGAAGGGCGCGCTGAATCTCGCGCCGCCGATCACCGAGGCCACCATGCTGAAGCCGCGCTGA
- a CDS encoding MmgE/PrpD family protein, protein MEISRQLAGYVAAAGEQALTDDLREAACRSVLDLVIAAAAGVAASGPRAVRRVARVTMAGGALPVWFSGETAGLAGAVWCNASAAAALDLDDGHRMARGHPGAAIIPAALAAAQEAGSTTQELLRAIVVGYEVGVAVGAARRFYANTGMWSGHGVVAALGALRRTPPEALAHAFAIAGMSAPNQLHAGAGPAFRAQEGSDVKEGIPWSSVTAVNALLLAEAGHGGPLGLLDNDEHFRLEGLVAGLGRQNYIVRNYMKFHACCRHVHAPVEALLGLLARHRIDPHRIEAIEVATYGGALRLANRPRPQGFTDVQFSIPYCLALVAIDGGDALLPLTGDAVDRTDVAALADKVSLHLDPELDARFPAETLSRVMIRSEGRGFVSPVTAPRGEASAPPSWADLEEKLQRATRIVATVAQQRRLLDALGHLRDGNHASLLQTFASLTLDPA, encoded by the coding sequence ATGGAGATATCGCGCCAACTCGCCGGCTACGTCGCCGCCGCCGGCGAGCAGGCCCTGACGGACGATCTGCGCGAGGCGGCGTGCCGCAGCGTTCTCGATCTCGTCATCGCCGCCGCGGCCGGTGTCGCGGCGTCGGGGCCGCGCGCGGTGCGCCGCGTGGCGCGGGTGACGATGGCTGGCGGTGCGCTGCCGGTCTGGTTCTCCGGCGAGACGGCCGGCCTCGCCGGTGCCGTCTGGTGCAACGCCTCGGCTGCGGCGGCGCTCGACCTCGACGACGGTCACCGCATGGCGCGCGGCCATCCCGGAGCGGCCATCATCCCCGCGGCACTGGCCGCAGCGCAGGAGGCGGGCTCGACGACGCAGGAGCTGCTGCGGGCAATCGTCGTCGGTTACGAGGTCGGCGTCGCGGTCGGGGCAGCGCGGCGCTTCTATGCCAATACCGGGATGTGGTCCGGCCATGGCGTGGTCGCCGCGCTCGGTGCGCTCCGGCGTACACCGCCCGAGGCACTGGCCCATGCTTTCGCCATCGCCGGCATGAGCGCGCCCAACCAGCTCCATGCCGGGGCGGGGCCCGCCTTTCGTGCGCAGGAGGGCAGCGACGTCAAGGAGGGCATCCCTTGGTCGAGCGTGACTGCGGTCAATGCGCTTCTGCTGGCCGAGGCCGGCCATGGCGGTCCGCTCGGCCTGCTCGACAATGACGAGCATTTTCGGCTGGAGGGGCTGGTCGCGGGGCTCGGCCGGCAGAACTACATCGTTCGCAACTACATGAAGTTTCATGCCTGCTGCCGGCATGTCCATGCGCCGGTGGAGGCCTTGCTCGGCCTGCTCGCCCGGCATCGCATCGACCCGCACCGCATCGAGGCGATCGAGGTGGCGACCTATGGCGGGGCCTTGCGCCTCGCCAACCGGCCGCGTCCGCAGGGCTTCACTGACGTCCAGTTCTCGATCCCGTATTGCCTGGCGCTGGTCGCGATCGATGGCGGCGATGCGCTGCTGCCGTTGACGGGGGATGCCGTCGACCGGACCGATGTCGCTGCGCTGGCCGACAAGGTCTCGCTGCACCTCGATCCCGAACTCGACGCCCGCTTTCCGGCCGAAACGCTGTCGCGCGTCATGATCCGCAGCGAGGGGCGCGGCTTCGTTTCGCCGGTGACGGCGCCGCGCGGCGAAGCCAGCGCGCCGCCGTCATGGGCCGATCTCGAGGAAAAGCTCCAGCGGGCGACCCGCATCGTCGCCACGGTGGCGCAGCAGCGCCGGTTGCTCGATGCGCTCGGCCATTTGCGGGATGGGAATCACGCCTCGCTGCTGCAGACCTTCGCGAGCCTCACTCTCGATCCGGCGTAA
- a CDS encoding LysR substrate-binding domain-containing protein: MVRRLNLRQVEAFKAVIEFGTVSRAAEIMNISQPAMSKLIAHLEEDTGLRLFDRVKGRLAPTRRGMRLYEEIDRIFAGVRQVENAVEAIRRDEQSRLLIGVMPALSGSFIQQATSRFLASQPNVFCSVQSRSSQWIADGLVTRKLDVGLIIAPIDNPYIVAEPLMAHPVVCILPLDHPLTANSVITPGDLDGVPFVSFDPESHTSRRVAQVLDAHGVAPNVVMVVNVSPTLCEFVAAGVGVSLVHPLIVGSLRDKVAIRRFEPTLQFDFQICRIRDSRNARLVDAFLDGARQAASEISRTILTPDRE; this comes from the coding sequence ATGGTGCGGCGGCTCAACCTGCGGCAGGTCGAGGCCTTCAAGGCGGTGATCGAATTCGGCACGGTCAGCCGCGCGGCCGAGATCATGAATATCTCGCAGCCGGCGATGAGCAAGCTGATCGCCCATCTGGAAGAGGATACGGGCCTGCGCCTGTTCGACCGGGTGAAGGGGCGCCTTGCTCCGACGAGGCGCGGCATGCGGCTTTATGAGGAGATCGACCGGATCTTCGCCGGCGTGCGCCAGGTCGAGAACGCCGTCGAGGCGATCCGCCGCGACGAGCAGAGCCGCCTGCTGATCGGCGTGATGCCGGCGCTCTCCGGTTCCTTCATCCAGCAGGCGACCTCGCGCTTTCTCGCCAGCCAGCCGAATGTCTTCTGCTCGGTGCAGTCGCGCAGCTCGCAATGGATCGCCGACGGGCTCGTCACCCGCAAGCTCGATGTCGGGCTGATCATCGCGCCGATCGACAACCCCTATATCGTCGCCGAGCCGCTGATGGCTCACCCGGTCGTCTGCATCCTGCCTCTCGACCACCCCCTGACGGCAAACAGCGTGATCACGCCTGGCGATCTCGATGGCGTTCCGTTCGTGTCCTTCGATCCCGAAAGCCATACCAGCCGGCGCGTCGCACAGGTTCTGGACGCCCATGGCGTCGCGCCGAATGTCGTGATGGTCGTCAACGTGTCGCCGACGCTCTGCGAGTTCGTCGCCGCCGGCGTCGGCGTCTCGCTGGTTCATCCGTTGATCGTCGGCAGCCTGCGCGACAAGGTCGCCATCCGGCGCTTCGAGCCGACACTCCAGTTCGACTTCCAGATCTGCCGCATCCGCGACAGCCGCAACGCCCGGCTCGTCGACGCCTTCCTCGACGGGGCCCGGCAGGCGGCAAGCGAGATTTCGCGAACGATCCTTACGCCGGATCGAGAGTGA